One Novipirellula galeiformis DNA window includes the following coding sequences:
- a CDS encoding zinc ribbon domain-containing protein, which produces MKEDSTFSCPHCGAELRGGATFCRHCGSSDDDGWKTESDEVDGEDDFDYEEFVREEFSDNSVVTSKLKTWQVIVILLILASMSLWVLG; this is translated from the coding sequence GTGAAAGAAGATTCGACTTTTTCGTGCCCCCATTGTGGCGCCGAACTACGCGGCGGTGCGACATTCTGTCGGCATTGCGGCAGCAGTGACGACGACGGTTGGAAAACGGAATCGGACGAGGTCGATGGCGAAGATGATTTCGACTACGAGGAATTTGTTCGCGAAGAGTTCTCCGATAACTCTGTGGTCACTTCCAAGTTGAAGACATGGCAAGTGATCGTGATCTTGCTGATCCTGGCTTCCATGAGTTTGTGGGTATTGGGATGA
- a CDS encoding sugar kinase, with translation MIELRNDAKYSLVIPTSMGVRLTPADHQPFHCSDTFKMQGTSAESNVGSIASFLGMPVKILTAFVKDSPIARFIKDDLARRHMDYEGPEFSQDTPWGVRHQINMADSGWGSRGPRVQNDRAGEVGRKLNVKDFDLQRIFGDEGAKIVHMSGLIAALSEETSEFCLEIARVAKKNGARISFDLNHRASFWKGREELLSAQFKEIASLSDILIGNEEDFQLCLGVEGPEAGGKGIAAKIEGFKGMINRVKQEYPNTSLFATTLREVESANSHMWGAIVSHGKEFSVIEPRQIGVFDRIGGGDGFVGGLLYGVLKGWDAEKSSQFAWATGALTATLNTDYGQPADEDQVWSIWKGNARVQR, from the coding sequence ATGATTGAACTTCGAAACGACGCCAAGTACTCTCTCGTCATCCCCACCAGCATGGGAGTTCGGCTGACGCCGGCTGACCACCAGCCGTTTCACTGCAGCGACACCTTCAAGATGCAGGGGACCAGCGCGGAGTCGAATGTCGGTAGCATCGCATCGTTCCTTGGAATGCCAGTCAAAATCTTGACGGCATTCGTCAAAGACAGTCCCATCGCGCGGTTCATCAAAGACGACTTGGCTCGTCGCCACATGGATTACGAAGGCCCCGAGTTCTCGCAAGACACCCCGTGGGGCGTCCGGCACCAAATCAACATGGCCGATAGCGGATGGGGCTCGCGTGGACCACGAGTTCAGAATGACCGAGCCGGCGAAGTCGGACGTAAGCTGAACGTGAAAGATTTCGACTTACAGCGAATCTTCGGTGACGAGGGTGCCAAGATCGTTCACATGTCAGGGCTGATCGCGGCGTTGTCCGAAGAGACCAGCGAGTTCTGTCTAGAGATCGCTCGCGTTGCCAAAAAGAATGGCGCTCGCATCTCCTTCGACCTCAATCACCGGGCGTCGTTTTGGAAAGGCCGCGAAGAACTTCTCTCGGCACAGTTCAAAGAAATCGCCAGCCTGTCGGACATCCTGATCGGCAACGAAGAAGACTTCCAATTGTGCTTGGGCGTTGAGGGTCCCGAGGCCGGTGGCAAGGGAATCGCCGCCAAGATCGAAGGCTTCAAAGGCATGATCAACCGCGTCAAGCAGGAATACCCCAACACGTCCTTGTTCGCCACGACGCTTCGTGAAGTGGAGAGTGCCAACTCGCACATGTGGGGCGCAATCGTTTCGCACGGCAAAGAGTTTAGCGTCATCGAGCCCCGCCAAATCGGTGTATTCGACCGCATCGGTGGCGGCGATGGATTCGTCGGTGGGTTGCTTTATGGCGTGCTAAAAGGCTGGGATGCAGAGAAGAGTTCCCAGTTCGCTTGGGCTACTGGCGCACTCACCGCAACGCTGAACACCGACTACGGACAACCAGCCGATGAAGACCAAGTCTGGAGCATCTGGAAAGGAAATGCTCGCGTCCAACGATAA
- a CDS encoding biotin--[acetyl-CoA-carboxylase] ligase, which translates to MIEADEDVDRNGLRVVQSLLDDRVCGSAVYRHSTASTNSDALGDLQRANVSLEQLPRLYIADRQTAGRGRQGNTWLSSEDSLTFSLTIAFDLLAVDRRGLLSLAAGLATARAIEFLFAPVSAFLKWPNDVYLANGKVAGVLIETNQAMADRVVVGIGVNINEQPIVENADAAPVQSLFSATGRTTSRFELLEPIVTEFMEIVAMIGESPDSVLAEFRTRCFLTNKSIAFRDGGIDYQGTVQGIAEDGALLVQTNAGLKRCDSGAVRLVRVQR; encoded by the coding sequence ATGATTGAGGCTGACGAAGATGTAGACCGCAACGGGCTGCGCGTGGTCCAATCGCTGTTGGATGATCGTGTTTGTGGCTCCGCGGTGTATCGCCACAGCACGGCCTCGACCAATTCCGATGCGCTGGGTGATTTACAACGAGCCAACGTATCCCTCGAACAACTGCCCCGTTTGTATATCGCCGATCGGCAAACCGCCGGTCGCGGTCGGCAAGGCAATACGTGGCTTAGCAGTGAAGATTCGTTAACCTTCTCGCTCACGATTGCCTTTGATTTATTGGCGGTTGATCGCCGGGGGCTGCTCTCCTTGGCTGCGGGGTTAGCCACCGCTCGTGCGATCGAATTCCTGTTCGCCCCCGTCAGCGCATTTCTGAAGTGGCCCAACGATGTCTATCTCGCCAATGGGAAAGTTGCGGGAGTCTTGATCGAAACCAATCAAGCGATGGCGGATCGCGTCGTGGTCGGGATCGGCGTCAATATCAACGAGCAACCGATCGTGGAAAACGCCGATGCCGCTCCAGTTCAATCATTGTTTTCGGCCACCGGCCGGACGACGTCTCGGTTTGAGTTGCTCGAACCGATCGTGACTGAGTTCATGGAGATTGTCGCGATGATTGGCGAGTCGCCCGATTCGGTGTTGGCGGAGTTCCGCACTCGTTGTTTCCTGACGAACAAGTCGATTGCCTTTCGCGATGGCGGCATCGACTACCAGGGCACGGTGCAAGGGATTGCCGAGGACGGTGCACTCCTGGTGCAGACAAACGCAGGGCTTAAACGCTGTGACAGCGGCGCGGTACGTCTGGTGAGAGTCCAGCGATAG
- a CDS encoding AAA family ATPase, which produces MSRLSDDQVIESIRLYREAIKETKALYVESGQRVRGSYAWLDGEDADAAAIAQQMDDLHQGLLMKVFAAVVPTASSRTIEQRQLGRVLLEHLWGKSVMGHQLHEAVDWLISASADFQWRDLVRPFAELAPLRDRWGELETLVMRMANLLVSVDGETSESDNANLAAMRAQMKEVVGETEPEERNRQVDTDNARDALKWLREEAARLRDGASVTAAEQPTPTVGPGGPPPKPKSEATSVPKPAEPEDERTPEQRLAEARAKLDQLIGLDAIKDQIQTLTNFLKMEAQREKEGLPMTRPSLHMAFVGNPGTGKTTVARIIADIYGSLGILEKGHLVETDRSGLVAEYAGQTGPKTNAKIDEALDGVLFIDEAYTLIDEDGQDQYGREAVQTLLKRMEDQRDRLVVILAGYPVEMRKMIRSNPGLSSRVGTTMHFDDYPPEALCRIFELIAKKSKYTLPTESRRRLLRGFTYLYIDRDRHFGNGRTSRNSFERSVRRLANRLATMSEVDRKLLTTLEPEDIEVADVTQTHLAALVAEPGNVRVHCKHCDQAVVINDKQLATEIKCEACKEMYEADWGEPVLELPKPAGDPSSEGEGAKDVIVK; this is translated from the coding sequence ATGTCACGACTTTCAGATGACCAGGTTATCGAATCCATTCGTCTCTATCGCGAAGCGATCAAGGAAACGAAGGCTTTGTATGTCGAAAGCGGCCAACGGGTTCGCGGTTCCTATGCGTGGCTCGATGGCGAAGATGCGGACGCGGCGGCGATCGCCCAGCAGATGGATGACTTGCATCAAGGGTTGCTGATGAAAGTCTTTGCCGCCGTGGTGCCCACGGCCAGCAGTCGCACGATCGAGCAGCGTCAACTCGGCCGCGTTCTGCTTGAGCATCTGTGGGGCAAATCGGTGATGGGCCACCAATTGCATGAAGCGGTTGATTGGCTGATTTCCGCTTCGGCGGACTTCCAATGGCGCGATCTCGTTCGCCCCTTCGCCGAATTGGCACCGCTGCGTGATCGCTGGGGTGAGCTTGAGACGCTGGTGATGCGAATGGCAAACTTGCTCGTTTCGGTGGACGGAGAAACGAGCGAGTCGGACAACGCAAACTTGGCCGCAATGCGGGCACAGATGAAAGAGGTTGTCGGTGAAACCGAGCCCGAGGAGCGGAACCGTCAAGTGGACACCGACAACGCTCGCGATGCTCTGAAATGGCTTCGTGAAGAAGCAGCAAGATTGCGAGACGGTGCGAGTGTGACCGCAGCGGAGCAGCCTACGCCTACTGTGGGCCCCGGCGGTCCGCCCCCCAAGCCGAAGTCGGAAGCGACGTCCGTCCCAAAGCCGGCGGAACCGGAGGACGAGCGAACTCCGGAACAGCGGTTGGCCGAGGCGCGAGCCAAGCTCGATCAGCTGATCGGGCTCGATGCGATCAAGGACCAGATTCAAACGCTGACGAATTTTCTAAAGATGGAGGCCCAGCGAGAAAAAGAAGGGCTGCCAATGACGCGGCCCAGTTTGCACATGGCCTTCGTTGGCAATCCAGGAACCGGCAAAACAACGGTGGCGCGGATCATCGCCGATATCTACGGGTCGCTGGGGATATTGGAAAAGGGACACCTCGTCGAAACCGATCGAAGCGGATTGGTCGCGGAGTACGCGGGGCAAACCGGGCCGAAGACGAATGCGAAAATTGATGAGGCGCTAGATGGCGTGCTGTTCATCGACGAAGCCTACACGTTGATCGACGAGGATGGGCAAGACCAATATGGCCGCGAGGCGGTGCAGACGTTGCTGAAGCGGATGGAGGATCAACGTGATCGTTTGGTCGTCATCTTGGCGGGTTATCCTGTCGAGATGCGAAAGATGATTCGCAGCAATCCCGGCTTAAGTTCACGCGTCGGAACAACGATGCACTTCGATGATTATCCACCCGAAGCGCTGTGCCGGATCTTTGAATTGATCGCCAAGAAATCCAAGTACACGTTGCCCACGGAATCACGCCGGCGATTATTACGCGGGTTCACGTATCTGTACATTGATCGCGATCGTCACTTCGGAAATGGGCGCACGTCTCGCAACAGTTTCGAGCGAAGCGTTCGGCGCTTGGCAAACCGTTTGGCGACGATGAGCGAGGTGGATCGCAAGTTGCTGACGACGCTCGAGCCCGAAGACATCGAGGTTGCCGATGTCACGCAAACGCATCTTGCCGCGTTGGTTGCCGAGCCAGGCAATGTGCGAGTGCATTGCAAGCACTGTGACCAAGCGGTCGTCATTAACGACAAACAGCTTGCAACGGAGATCAAGTGCGAAGCGTGTAAGGAGATGTACGAAGCCGATTGGGGCGAACCCGTCTTGGAGTTGCCCAAGCCCGCTGGCGACCCATCGAGCGAAGGTGAAGGCGCCAAAGACGTGATCGTTAAGTAG
- a CDS encoding glutamine synthetase beta-grasp domain-containing protein codes for MTKCKLEYIWLDGYQPTQSLRSKTKIVKDFSGKVEDAEQWSFDGSSTEQAPGGSSDCLLKPVYVCPDPDRLGTGFLVMCEVLDHEGNPHRTNGRATINDNDDDFWFGFEQEYTIWNPDTQKPVGFPVEGFPGPQGPYYCSVGHGKAVGREIVEEHLELCLAAGLNVEGINAEVMMGQWEFQIFAKGAALAGDQIWMARYLLERTAEKFDMSINWHCKPVQGDWNGSGMHANFSNTLLRTCGSKEVYDAICQAFEPRIKNHIDVYGADNDQRLTGLHETQSIDKFSYGVSDRGASIRIPIVTVQNGWKGYLEDRRPASNADPYMVASAIITTVKSAKLPVGA; via the coding sequence ATGACCAAATGCAAGTTAGAGTACATCTGGCTCGATGGCTACCAACCCACCCAGAGTCTGCGTAGCAAGACGAAAATCGTGAAGGACTTCAGTGGCAAGGTCGAAGACGCTGAACAGTGGTCGTTCGATGGCTCGTCCACCGAACAGGCGCCCGGTGGCAGCAGCGATTGTTTGCTGAAGCCCGTTTACGTCTGTCCCGATCCAGATCGTCTTGGCACTGGATTCTTGGTCATGTGCGAAGTGCTTGATCACGAAGGCAACCCGCACCGCACCAACGGTCGCGCCACGATCAACGACAATGACGACGATTTCTGGTTCGGGTTCGAGCAGGAATACACGATCTGGAATCCCGATACGCAGAAGCCCGTTGGTTTCCCCGTCGAAGGTTTCCCCGGTCCTCAAGGTCCTTACTACTGTAGCGTTGGTCACGGCAAAGCAGTCGGACGTGAAATCGTCGAAGAGCACCTCGAGTTGTGCTTGGCGGCCGGTTTGAATGTCGAAGGCATTAACGCCGAAGTGATGATGGGCCAGTGGGAGTTCCAAATCTTTGCAAAAGGCGCCGCACTCGCGGGCGACCAGATTTGGATGGCTCGCTACTTGCTCGAGCGGACTGCTGAGAAGTTCGACATGAGCATCAATTGGCACTGCAAACCCGTTCAAGGCGACTGGAACGGCAGCGGCATGCACGCCAACTTCAGCAACACGCTATTGCGCACTTGCGGCAGCAAGGAAGTTTATGACGCCATTTGCCAAGCGTTTGAGCCACGGATCAAAAACCACATCGACGTCTACGGTGCTGACAACGACCAACGGTTGACCGGGCTTCACGAAACCCAATCGATCGACAAGTTCAGCTACGGCGTTTCGGATCGTGGCGCTTCGATTCGGATTCCAATCGTCACCGTCCAAAACGGCTGGAAGGGCTACCTCGAAGATCGTCGCCCCGCTTCCAACGCTGACCCTTACATGGTCGCCAGTGCGATCATCACGACGGTCAAGAGCGCCAAGTTGCCCGTCGGCGCGTAA
- a CDS encoding MBOAT family O-acyltransferase, producing the protein MLFTQPEFLIFFLGVLAAVWMTGHLPLRNAILLSASYYFYAYWDVRFCLLLVFSTLIDFCISHAMDSSVNATFRRRLLILSIIVNLGVLGFFKYFNFFIDSAAPIIESLGASASTLNIILPVGVSFYTFQTLSYTIDVYRRVLRPSKSLLEFALFVAFFPQLVAGPIVRARELLPQLATTPTWSNRRFYGGFQQLLRGAVKKVLMADRLGEMADVVFANPDFYSSSTTWLAVFAYAGQIYLDFSGYTDMAIGAAKMLGYRFPKNFRHPYLATSMADFWHRWHMTLSRWLRDYLYIPLGGSRKSSAVTYRNLMLTMTLGGLWHGAAWTFVLWGVLHGTALCVERSTRGLIPLQLPKIVRWTGVMIVVQVGWVLFRSPDLQAAGIMLQKMIVPSLGIHWYPPLVIGVLGCLAAEHLAWMTSLRRAMRLPWDAWYSPIATTVILWALLLYAPAGFQPFVYFQF; encoded by the coding sequence ATGCTTTTCACGCAGCCTGAGTTCCTGATTTTCTTTCTAGGCGTGCTGGCTGCCGTTTGGATGACGGGACATCTCCCGCTGCGAAATGCAATATTGCTCTCTGCGAGTTATTACTTCTACGCCTATTGGGATGTTCGCTTCTGTTTGTTGCTTGTGTTTTCAACGCTGATTGATTTTTGCATTTCGCATGCGATGGATTCGAGTGTCAATGCAACATTTCGTCGCCGTTTACTGATACTAAGCATTATCGTGAACCTCGGCGTGCTGGGGTTCTTCAAGTACTTCAACTTCTTCATCGATTCGGCTGCTCCGATCATCGAGTCGCTGGGCGCTAGCGCGAGCACGCTGAACATCATCCTGCCGGTGGGCGTTTCGTTTTATACGTTTCAAACGCTTAGCTATACGATTGATGTTTATCGACGGGTGCTACGGCCTAGCAAAAGCCTGCTGGAGTTCGCGTTGTTCGTAGCCTTCTTCCCTCAACTGGTCGCCGGCCCCATCGTTCGCGCCCGAGAACTCTTGCCACAACTTGCCACCACTCCCACATGGTCGAATCGCCGGTTTTACGGTGGGTTTCAGCAACTGTTGCGAGGTGCCGTCAAGAAGGTGCTGATGGCCGATCGACTAGGTGAAATGGCGGATGTTGTGTTCGCCAATCCCGACTTCTACAGCAGCTCGACGACGTGGTTGGCTGTGTTTGCCTATGCGGGGCAAATCTATCTCGACTTCTCCGGCTACACCGACATGGCAATCGGTGCGGCGAAAATGCTCGGCTATCGTTTCCCCAAGAATTTCCGGCATCCGTACCTAGCCACCTCGATGGCTGATTTTTGGCATCGCTGGCACATGACGCTGTCACGCTGGCTTCGCGATTACCTCTACATTCCGCTCGGAGGAAGTCGCAAATCCTCTGCGGTGACCTACCGCAATTTGATGCTCACAATGACGCTCGGAGGACTTTGGCACGGCGCGGCATGGACCTTCGTATTGTGGGGCGTTTTGCACGGGACCGCACTGTGCGTGGAACGGAGTACCCGCGGTTTAATCCCTCTGCAACTGCCCAAGATCGTTCGCTGGACCGGCGTCATGATCGTGGTCCAAGTCGGCTGGGTCTTGTTCCGCTCTCCCGATTTGCAGGCCGCGGGAATCATGCTGCAAAAAATGATCGTCCCGTCGCTGGGGATCCATTGGTACCCACCGCTCGTGATCGGCGTACTGGGTTGTTTGGCTGCGGAGCATCTCGCATGGATGACCTCATTGCGGCGAGCCATGCGGCTACCTTGGGACGCATGGTATTCGCCCATCGCAACGACCGTAATCCTGTGGGCTCTACTACTCTATGCCCCCGCAGGCTTCCAACCCTTTGTCTACTTTCAATTTTAA
- a CDS encoding SDR family oxidoreductase: MNKDIFKLDEDVATVIGGTGELGGMMAEALGAYGAKVAVVGRNPERGNARAQNIIDAGGEAKFFTADSLNADSLAETRDAIKAWAGSPTSVLINAAGGNRPDATIPPGGDFCKLPPEAWRDVFDLNLVGGSLLPSQVFAPDMIEAKVGSIINIASMSGMIPLSRVVAYSAAKAAVINLTLWLAREWATTGVRVNAISPGFFPAEQNRKLLFNEDGSYTERGGQIIGHTPMSRFGNAEELAGAVVWLASRKASSFVTGQNIAIDGGFASVTI; this comes from the coding sequence ATGAACAAAGACATTTTTAAACTCGACGAAGATGTAGCGACCGTAATCGGCGGCACGGGCGAACTGGGCGGCATGATGGCCGAGGCTCTAGGGGCTTACGGGGCTAAGGTCGCCGTAGTGGGTCGGAATCCCGAGCGTGGAAATGCTCGAGCTCAGAACATCATCGACGCTGGCGGCGAAGCCAAGTTTTTTACCGCGGACAGCCTGAACGCCGACTCGCTCGCCGAAACGCGTGACGCGATCAAAGCCTGGGCGGGAAGCCCAACTTCGGTGTTGATCAATGCCGCGGGCGGCAACCGTCCTGACGCCACGATCCCACCGGGCGGTGATTTCTGCAAATTACCACCGGAAGCTTGGCGCGATGTGTTCGATTTGAACCTCGTCGGCGGATCGCTACTGCCGAGCCAAGTGTTTGCTCCGGACATGATCGAAGCGAAAGTTGGCAGCATCATCAACATCGCCTCGATGTCGGGCATGATCCCCCTTTCCCGAGTCGTTGCCTATTCCGCAGCCAAAGCAGCGGTCATCAACTTGACTCTTTGGTTGGCTCGCGAATGGGCAACCACCGGCGTTCGCGTCAACGCGATCAGCCCCGGGTTCTTTCCAGCCGAACAGAACCGCAAACTGCTGTTCAACGAAGACGGCAGCTACACCGAACGCGGCGGTCAAATCATTGGCCACACCCCCATGAGCCGTTTTGGAAATGCCGAAGAATTGGCGGGTGCGGTCGTTTGGCTTGCCAGCCGCAAGGCATCGTCGTTCGTCACCGGACAAAACATTGCCATTGATGGTGGATTTGCCTCCGTCACCATTTAG
- a CDS encoding peptidylprolyl isomerase, producing MKVATFDTSKGKIRIELFDDKTPKTVENFETLCEKKFYDGLSFHRVIPDFMIQGGCPQGTGTGGPGYQFEDEFHPELKHDGPGVLSMANAGPNTNGSQFFITHLATPHLDGRHSVFGKVIEGQDVVDSIKQGDEMTTVRVTEE from the coding sequence ATGAAAGTTGCAACATTCGACACCAGCAAAGGCAAGATTCGCATCGAGCTTTTCGACGACAAAACCCCCAAGACCGTCGAGAACTTTGAAACGCTTTGCGAAAAGAAGTTTTACGATGGGCTCTCCTTCCATCGAGTGATTCCCGATTTCATGATTCAAGGTGGCTGTCCCCAAGGCACGGGAACCGGCGGACCGGGATATCAATTCGAAGACGAGTTCCATCCTGAATTGAAGCATGATGGACCAGGCGTCCTTTCGATGGCCAACGCAGGCCCGAACACCAACGGTTCGCAGTTCTTCATCACGCACCTTGCAACGCCTCATCTCGACGGCCGGCACAGCGTGTTTGGCAAAGTGATCGAAGGCCAAGACGTCGTAGATTCGATCAAGCAAGGCGACGAAATGACGACCGTGCGAGTCACTGAAGAGTAG
- the moaA gene encoding GTP 3',8-cyclase MoaA, which yields MTQNSTSTETSCNEGPLVDSLGRVHTSLRVSVTDRCNLRCSYCMPELDATFMPRDHLLSFEELHRIVELLVTRCHVDDVRLTGGEPLVRRDLDRFVAMLSSIPRLTDLSLTTNGILLREQAEKLKAAGLKRLNISIDTLDREVFKKLARRDSLDQTLEGINRAIRCGFESIKLNAIAIQGITEHEFISLIEFAASKGVVIRFIEFMPLDFDRAWHKDRVLTGDRLLELIQQHFGTLIEQPRATPSQPAERFTLPEGGYFSGAEIGIIRSVSQPFCQACNRLRITADGSIRNCLFAREETPLRDLMRQGASNDDLLSVIRACVAQKKPGHGIDAEQFSPPDRAMYSIGG from the coding sequence ATGACACAAAATTCGACTTCAACCGAAACGTCGTGCAACGAAGGCCCTTTGGTCGATTCGCTGGGGCGAGTGCATACCAGCCTTCGCGTGAGCGTAACGGACCGCTGCAATTTACGTTGCTCCTACTGCATGCCAGAACTCGATGCGACGTTCATGCCTCGCGATCACCTGCTGTCGTTCGAAGAATTGCACCGCATCGTTGAACTTTTGGTTACGCGATGTCACGTTGACGATGTCCGATTGACCGGCGGGGAACCCCTCGTGCGACGCGACCTCGACCGTTTCGTGGCGATGTTGTCAAGCATCCCCAGACTCACCGACCTTTCCTTGACGACCAACGGAATCTTGCTCCGAGAGCAGGCCGAGAAACTCAAAGCGGCGGGATTAAAGCGATTGAACATCAGTATCGATACGCTCGATCGCGAAGTGTTCAAGAAGCTCGCACGGCGCGACTCGCTCGACCAAACGCTCGAGGGAATCAATCGTGCGATTCGCTGTGGCTTCGAGTCGATCAAGTTGAACGCGATCGCAATCCAGGGGATCACGGAGCATGAGTTCATTTCCTTGATTGAGTTTGCGGCTTCCAAGGGAGTGGTGATTCGTTTTATCGAATTCATGCCCCTCGACTTTGATCGCGCCTGGCACAAGGATCGCGTTCTCACAGGAGATCGTTTGCTGGAGTTGATCCAGCAGCACTTCGGCACGCTCATCGAACAACCGCGGGCAACGCCCTCTCAACCTGCCGAGCGGTTTACGTTGCCCGAGGGAGGCTATTTCTCAGGGGCGGAGATCGGGATCATTCGCTCGGTATCGCAGCCGTTTTGCCAAGCCTGTAACCGGTTGCGAATCACTGCGGACGGTTCGATCCGAAATTGTCTGTTCGCTCGTGAGGAAACGCCCCTTCGTGACCTAATGCGCCAAGGGGCTAGCAACGATGATTTGCTGAGCGTGATTCGAGCTTGTGTTGCTCAGAAGAAGCCGGGGCATGGGATCGATGCCGAGCAGTTTTCGCCCCCCGACCGAGCCATGTACTCGATTGGTGGTTAA